One segment of Peromyscus leucopus breed LL Stock chromosome 5, UCI_PerLeu_2.1, whole genome shotgun sequence DNA contains the following:
- the Tmed9 gene encoding transmembrane emp24 domain-containing protein 9, producing the protein MAAERGVRVVGTPPGLLLGRGMRAFLLLLWFAARGGALYFHIGETEKKCFIEEIPDETMVIGNYRTQLYDKQREEYQPATPGLGMFVEVKDPEDKVILARQYGSEGRFTFTSHTPGEHQICLHSNSTKFSLFAGGMLRVHLDIQVGEHANDYAEIAAKDKLSELQLRVRQLVEQVEQIQKEQNYQRWREERFRQTSESTNQRVLWWSILQTLILVAIGVWQMRHLKSFFEAKKLV; encoded by the exons ATGGCTGCCGAGCGAGGCGTGCGGGTTGTTGGGACCCCACCCGGACTCTTGCTAGGAAGAGGGATGCGGGCCTTCCTGCTACTGTTGTGGTTTGCAGCCCGCGGAGGCGCGCTCTATTTCCATATTGGGGAGACCGAGAAGAAGTGCTTTATTGAGGAAATTCCGGACGAGACCATGGTCATCG GAAATTACCGGACACAGCTGTATGACAAACAGCGGGAGGAGTACCAGCCAGCCACCCCTGGGCTTGGCATGTTCGTGGAGGTAAAAGACCCCGAGGACAAG GTCATCCTGGCCCGGCAGTATGGCTCTGAGGGAAGATTCACATTCACCTCCCATACCCCTGGTGAGCACCAGATCTGTCTTCACTCAAATTCTACCAAGTTCTCCCTCTTTGCTGGAGGCATGCTG AGAGTTCACCTTGACATCCAAGTGGGCGAACATGCCAACGACTATGCAGAAATTGCCGCCAAAGACAAGCTGAGCGAGCTGCAGCTGCGAGTGCGGCAGCTGGTGGAGCAAGTGGAGCAGATCCAAAAGGAGCAGAACTACCAGCGG TGGCGGGAGGAGCGCTTCCGACAGACCAGTGAGAGCACCAACCAGCGAGTACTGTGGTGGTCCATCCTGCAGACGCTCATCCTTGTGGCCATTGGTGTCTGGCAGATGCGACACCTCAAGAGTTTTTTTGAAGCCAAGAAGTTGGTGTAG